In the genome of Ornithorhynchus anatinus isolate Pmale09 chromosome 9, mOrnAna1.pri.v4, whole genome shotgun sequence, one region contains:
- the ASB3 gene encoding ankyrin repeat and SOCS box protein 3, whose amino-acid sequence MDFTEAYSDTCSAAGLAARDGDADRLRTLLRRGCSVDVADNRGWMPIHEAAHHNAPECLRLLIHADPSEKHIKTKTFEGSCALHLAAVRGHLEIVRILLDAGADANSFTLEETTPLFLAVENGHTEVAKLLTEHGADVNGSHSTCGWNSLHQAVFRENLEMIQFLLGKGVNLECQDDFGITPLFVAAQYGKLESLSLLTAYGANVDCQASDKATPLFIASQEGLQKCVELLLAKGADPNLYCNAEKWQLPIHAAAQMGHVKILDLLIPITDRICDTGAGKVSPVYSAVFGGHRECVETLLKSGYSPDAQKCLIFGCLSPMCMAFQREVFEIVDVLLRYGVRLTEVHLTRCLEHQKFPLFRDFLRRGCPVARWSHMSEFLRQASGSQARFEQWLPALLLAGFDPVNLLCPSWIRSVNDAALNFTLEFSNWKRLPPAVLELLSIHAEQSSWLLPPHLASIPPLAHLCRLEIRSLLNAERVRRPGCVAQLQLPASLRDYLLFRDVLRTHKIPEPSDDPGRAGAGGTG is encoded by the exons ATGGACTTCACGGAGGCGTACTCGGACACGTGCTCGGCGGCGGGCCTGGCGGCCAGAGACGGCGACGCGGACCGGCTCCGGACGCTGCTGAGGAGGGGCTGCAGCGTCGACGTGGCCGACAACCGGGGCTGGATGCCCATTCACGAGGCCGCCCATCACAACGCCCCGGAATGCCTGCGCCTGTTAATCCACGCGG ATCCCTCGGaaaaacacatcaaaacaaagaCATTTGAGGGGTCGTGCGCGTTGCATCTCGCCGCAGTCCGAGGCCACTTGGAGATCGTCAGGATTCTTTTAGACGCCGGGGCCGACGCGAACTCGTTCACCTTAGAGGAGACCACGCCGTTATTTTTAG ccgtgGAGAACGGACACACGGAGGTGGCGAAGCTCCTGACCGAGCACGGGGCGGACGTCAACGGCTCTCATTCCACGTGCGGCTGGAACTCCCTGCACCAGGCTGTCTTCCGG GAAAACCTGGAGATGATCCAATTCCTTCTCGGAAAGGGGGTGAATCTGGAGTGCCAGGACGACTTTGGCATCACCCCTCTGTTCGTGGCTGCTCAGTACGGCAAGCTGGAGAGTCTGAGCCTGCTGACGGCGTACG GAGCCAACGTCGATTGCCAAGCCTCGGACAAAGCCACACCACTCTTCATCGCCTCTCAGGAGGGTCTCCAAAAGTGCGTGGAGCTGCTGCTGGCCAAGGGAGCTGACCCCAACCTCTACTGTAATGCAGAAAAATGGCAGTTGCCCATTCACGCAGCCGCTCAAATGGGCCACGTCAA GATCCTGGACCTGCTCATTCCGATCACCGATCGCATCTGCGATACGGGAGCGGGCAAAGTGAGCCCCGTCTACTCGGCCGTGTTCGGGGGTCACCGGGAGTGCGTGGAAACGTTGCTGAAGAGCGGCTACAGTCCCGACGCCCAGAAGTGCCTCATCTTCGGGTGCCTTTCTCCCATGTGCATGGCTTTCCAGAGAGA GGTCTTCGAAATCGTCGACGTCCTCCTGAGATACGGAGTCCGGCTGACGGAGGTCCATCTGACGCGCTGCCTGGAGCACCAGAAGTTTCCGCTGTTCCGGGACTTCTTGAGGAGGGGCTGCCCGGTGGCTCGTTGGAGCCACATGTCCGAGTTCCTGCGCCAAGCcagcggctcccaggcccgattcGAGCAGTGGCTGCCCGCCCTCCTGCTCGCCGGGTTCGACCCCGTCAACCTGCTGTGCCCCTCCTG GATCCGTTCCGTGAACGATGCCGCCCTGAACTTCACCCTGGAGTTCTCCAACTGGAAGCGGCTCCCTCCCGCTGTCCTCGAGCTCCTCTCTATCCACGCCGAGCAGTCCTCTTGGCTTCTCCCGCCGCATTTAG CCTCCATCCCGCCGTTGGCCCACCTCTGCCGCCTGGAAATCCGGTCCCTTCTAAACGCGGAGCGGGTGCGGAGGCCCGGCTGCGTGGCTCAGCTGCAGCTCCCGGCGAGCCTGCGCGACTACCTGCTCTTCAGAGACGTCCTGAGGACGCACAAGATCCCAGAACCCTCCGACGACCCCGGGCGCGCGGGAGCCGGCGGCACCGGTTGA